One stretch of Agelaius phoeniceus isolate bAgePho1 chromosome 15, bAgePho1.hap1, whole genome shotgun sequence DNA includes these proteins:
- the DND1 gene encoding dead end protein homolog 1, translating into MDEKTWTNGINEASKMALLAWEKETGIELVQINGQRRYGGPPPGWVGGPPPAGTEVYIARLPQDIYEDTLIPLFGSVGRLYEFRLMMTFSGLNRGFAYARYASRQDARSAIAAFHRFQLRRGRAIVVCWSTQKRELLVSGLGAWVSQQELEATLQRVTEGICSVTLHASPSQTQATLAVLKYRSHEAAALAKKALMEGNLRLGEAKMRVDWLDPQLKQKLQLCEEEPPSSWVQGGESPAVPLPLSLQNVLDCLNTLCWKHHLRTPLIMTKCVQMNPNGWQRFWYQVAIPGSHVPISGFTWISLDRQGQSEHEKAKVVAALHVLRVLAESLVSPCTASSLPFPKGPLGGWGCGISGREPGWLARLNTVSSELRISDWKHSMQEEGG; encoded by the exons ATGGACGAGAAG ACATGGACCAATGGAATCAACGAGGCCAGCAAGATGGCCCTGCTCGCCTGGGAGAAGGAGACAGGAATTGAGCTGGTGCAAATCAACGGGCAGAGGCGCTACGGGGGACCCCCTCCAG gCTGGGTGGGCGGCCCGCCGCCGGCCGGCACCGAGGTGTACATCGCCAGGCTGCCGCAGGACATCTACGAGGACACGCTGATCCCGCTGTTCGGGAGCGTGGGCCGGCTCTACGAGTTCCGCCTGATGATGACCTTCAGCGGGCTGAACCGCGGCTTCGCCTACGCGCGCTACGCGTCCCGGCAGGACGCGCGCAGCGCCATCGCCGCCTTCCACCGCTTCCAGCTGCGCCGCGGCCGCGCCATCGTCGTCTGCTGGAGCACGCAGAAGCGCGAGCTGCTCGTCAGCGGCCTGGGCGCCTGGGtgagccagcaggagctggaggccacGCTGCAGAGGGTCACCGAGGGGATCTGTAGTGTCACCCTGCACGCCAGCCCCTCCCAGACACAGGCCACGCTCGCTGTGCTGAAGTACAGGTCGCACGaggctgctgccctggccaAGAAAGCTCTGATGGAAG GGAACCTGAGGCTCGGGGAAGCAAAGATGAGGGTGGACTGGCTGGATCCCCAACTgaagcagaagctgcagctgtgTGAGGAGGAGCCACCATCCAGCTGGGTGCAGGGAGGTgagagcccagcagtgcccctgcCTCTGTCACTGCAGAACGTGCTGGACTGCCTGAACACGCTGTGCTGGAAGCATCACCTGAGGACACCCCTGATCATGACCAAGTGTGTCCAGATGAACCCCAACGGGTGGCAGCGGTTCTGGTACCAGGTGGCCATCCCGGGGTCCCACGTGCCCATCAGTGGCTTCACGTGGATCTCACTAGACAGGCAGGGCCAGAGCGAGCACGAGAAGGCCAAGGTGGTGGCAGCCCTGCACGTTCTGCGAGTGTTGGCTGAGTCCTTGGTGAGTCCTTGCACAGCCAGCTCCCTGCCATTCCCAAAGGgtcccctgggagggtggggctGTGGCATTTCTGGGAGGGAGCCGGGCTGGCTGGCACGGCTGAACACTGTCAGTTCTGAGCTGAGGATTTCTGATTGGAAGCACAGCATGCAAGAGGAGGGGGGTtga